One halophilic archaeon DL31 genomic region harbors:
- a CDS encoding hypothetical protein (KEGG: hla:Hlac_2805 hypothetical protein): protein MEFSEIVGDEDGKSSDWHTSDMPDDVKNALSLAFLDGFHNEVHRLHEELQQEWEEAENDDLPMEFSFGGVGLKTYELHSLTVSYFEAGVPILCFHHFRNETEEGYQILEWMEENRDRALDEDSEEPYGTQIMQWLNSRRSSITDMARLMDETGLLSHDKVKRVRSHRHDFLHSPLQILYISDWEDLLKMSERCITVVDDLDERLYQDIDLHAFYPTLTDKERSSRTF, encoded by the coding sequence ATGGAATTTTCTGAGATAGTCGGTGATGAGGATGGAAAGTCCAGTGACTGGCATACAAGCGATATGCCGGATGATGTCAAGAATGCATTGTCGTTGGCATTCCTGGACGGGTTCCACAATGAAGTTCACCGGCTGCATGAGGAACTACAGCAGGAATGGGAAGAGGCAGAGAATGATGATCTTCCCATGGAGTTCAGTTTCGGCGGTGTCGGGTTGAAGACGTACGAGCTCCATAGCTTGACAGTGAGTTATTTCGAGGCAGGAGTTCCGATTCTGTGCTTCCACCACTTCCGAAATGAGACGGAAGAAGGGTACCAAATTCTGGAGTGGATGGAAGAGAACCGAGACCGTGCTCTCGACGAGGACAGTGAAGAGCCGTACGGTACACAGATCATGCAGTGGTTGAATAGTCGGCGGTCCTCTATCACCGACATGGCTCGGTTGATGGATGAGACCGGGTTGTTAAGTCATGATAAAGTGAAGCGGGTAAGGTCTCACCGCCACGACTTCCTCCACTCTCCTCTGCAGATTCTATACATCTCTGATTGGGAAGACCTGCTAAAAATGTCGGAGAGATGTATCACAGTAGTCGATGACTTAGATGAACGACTGTACCAGGATATCGACCTCCACGCATTCTATCCGACTCTCACAGACAAAGAGCGCTCCAGCCGTACTTTCTGA
- a CDS encoding hypothetical protein (KEGG: hla:Hlac_2806 hypothetical protein), with amino-acid sequence MSDSETPTEWSEDSSDTWSHSRLPINLELIGIGDEWDVEVTPLPDDMPWHSVRVNIRNDNKKQEREVAMSYMSEFNDIEFDVREEHPELSEERKVLIAATEAILNLR; translated from the coding sequence ATGTCAGATTCAGAAACTCCCACAGAATGGTCAGAGGATAGTTCCGACACTTGGAGCCATTCGAGATTACCTATAAATTTGGAACTCATCGGTATCGGTGACGAGTGGGACGTTGAAGTGACTCCGCTTCCTGACGATATGCCGTGGCACAGCGTAAGGGTAAACATTCGAAATGACAACAAGAAACAGGAGCGCGAGGTCGCAATGAGTTATATGAGTGAATTTAATGACATTGAATTTGATGTTCGGGAAGAACACCCTGAACTTTCTGAGGAACGCAAGGTTCTGATTGCAGCAACTGAAGCGATATTGAATCTTCGGTAA
- a CDS encoding hypothetical protein (KEGG: hla:Hlac_2807 hypothetical protein), protein MAEQLSLKQLSQYTFATDERLAKMESGTELDEEPTEFTAFYHRDRGGVEEDVLVRDVNEIIEESKWGPLLDKGFERIAYLLEGANTIPVGEKGNGDLYELTYGNGEPAVGDKVQIQLRQE, encoded by the coding sequence ATGGCGGAACAACTCTCGTTGAAGCAACTTTCCCAGTACACCTTCGCAACTGACGAACGACTCGCTAAAATGGAATCCGGGACAGAACTTGACGAGGAGCCAACTGAGTTTACGGCGTTCTATCATCGTGACCGCGGCGGCGTCGAAGAGGACGTTCTGGTACGGGATGTGAACGAAATAATCGAGGAGTCGAAATGGGGTCCGCTGCTGGACAAAGGATTTGAGCGGATTGCGTACCTGCTTGAGGGGGCGAATACCATCCCGGTCGGAGAAAAAGGGAACGGCGACCTCTATGAGCTCACCTACGGTAACGGCGAACCAGCAGTCGGGGATAAAGTACAGATCCAGTTGCGGCAGGAGTAG
- a CDS encoding hypothetical protein (KEGG: hla:Hlac_2808 hypothetical protein): MAEPLGSEEAPLTEDSHCWSVFISGGSDDEESEPLAHLRVQAHDRNAVRHLILVRGGRTKQTDRIVESYGESGGRIAHFVTGDEMLAIGYYIQLLELHELDENDMYAGLEDAVPDLYAEYKTWREELDVSDRRLRLLDQAEADTEWDPLYEDILEQGKWRTVTHDNDLQGFARALHRRFDFDSSGCYRNARLVMQDNRYWENDRVQYVEGIGLSKHTARITGHGWIEHDERVVELTWPWHSPLPPEETVYFGRPVSRKELEDSWNRGEYGPYILNGDASQIA; encoded by the coding sequence ATGGCGGAACCACTTGGCTCGGAGGAGGCCCCGCTGACCGAGGATTCTCACTGTTGGTCGGTTTTCATTAGCGGGGGTAGCGACGACGAAGAATCCGAGCCTCTAGCCCATTTGCGCGTTCAGGCTCACGATCGCAACGCGGTGCGTCATCTTATTCTTGTGCGCGGCGGTCGCACCAAGCAGACCGACCGAATTGTCGAGAGCTACGGCGAGTCCGGTGGCCGTATCGCACATTTTGTGACTGGTGATGAGATGCTGGCCATCGGTTACTACATCCAGTTACTCGAACTCCACGAACTGGACGAGAACGACATGTACGCTGGCCTTGAAGATGCAGTGCCTGATCTGTATGCCGAGTACAAGACGTGGCGGGAGGAACTCGACGTGAGCGACCGTCGCCTCCGGTTACTCGATCAAGCCGAAGCTGATACTGAATGGGATCCGCTGTACGAGGATATCCTGGAGCAGGGGAAGTGGCGAACTGTTACTCACGACAACGACCTGCAGGGATTCGCCCGCGCGCTCCACCGCCGGTTCGACTTCGATTCCAGCGGTTGCTATAGAAACGCCCGACTCGTGATGCAGGACAATCGCTACTGGGAGAACGACCGTGTTCAGTACGTTGAGGGAATCGGCCTCTCGAAGCACACTGCACGCATCACCGGCCACGGCTGGATAGAACATGACGAACGCGTGGTCGAACTGACCTGGCCGTGGCATAGTCCGTTGCCGCCAGAAGAGACAGTCTACTTTGGACGCCCCGTTTCGCGTAAGGAACTGGAAGATTCGTGGAACCGTGGCGAATACGGCCCGTACATACTAAACGGCGACGCCTCGCAGATAGCTTGA
- a CDS encoding integrase family protein (PFAM: Integrase, catalytic core, phage~KEGG: hla:Hlac_2809 integrase family protein) codes for MTNSADSKVRAKVWVTPEQVEALRSACYTAGAEYLQQRNEAITAFAYDTGLRVGELVQVDVSLLRSNNSELYLPTEIQKDYPNENSPPPVTLELADETARLLSAYLTNRWKDTPALFPSRSSNRISEQGVRNMLHKVAEAADVRPYKLDGSRGDAGDVTPHALRHGVAYRMMNEEEDNTLYDVRNRLRHRSIQTTERIYDHLLKV; via the coding sequence ATGACCAATTCTGCAGATTCCAAAGTTCGTGCAAAAGTATGGGTGACACCCGAGCAAGTTGAAGCACTCCGATCCGCCTGTTACACGGCAGGCGCAGAATATCTTCAGCAGCGTAATGAGGCAATCACTGCGTTCGCGTACGATACCGGACTCCGAGTAGGAGAACTTGTCCAGGTTGATGTCTCACTGCTCCGGAGCAACAACTCGGAACTCTACCTGCCAACAGAGATCCAGAAAGACTACCCCAATGAGAACTCGCCACCGCCAGTAACACTCGAACTCGCAGACGAGACCGCCCGTCTGTTATCTGCCTACCTCACCAATCGATGGAAGGACACACCGGCATTGTTCCCCTCTCGATCCTCGAACCGTATCTCCGAACAGGGTGTGCGGAATATGCTTCACAAAGTTGCTGAAGCCGCAGACGTACGCCCCTACAAGCTCGACGGCAGTCGCGGCGATGCCGGTGACGTGACGCCGCACGCGCTTCGACACGGTGTTGCCTATCGGATGATGAACGAAGAAGAGGACAACACGCTTTACGACGTCCGCAATCGGTTACGTCACCGCAGCATCCAGACAACCGAGCGCATCTATGATCATCTACTGAAGGTTTGA
- a CDS encoding transposase (ISH3) (KEGG: hla:Hlac_3628 transposase (ISH3)), producing the protein MSKTKQADGEIHEDQLLNFLVNRLDEEVSLSLANNAEITAEDIYEVLVGACADGTSVSTLCASSQNSPAGNTVLYHLRTKFEPERLERVANTLLRKDLDELLPEQVEVCADLHLRPYYGDEDDTDGLYHSVAKRGTTAFHAYATLYARVKNKRYTLAVRRLKDGDTASSVLAEFFGVLDGLDAGVKAVYLDRGFYDSKCLTLLQAHNYAYVIPIIRWGEAIQQELSEGWSRVIQHDLTGKLDGHSWTVDFPVYIDCTYLNGKYDENGVARHGYAADAPFIDSPRDARYHYSKRFGIESSYRLFEQAIATTTTRDPTVRLLYVVVSLLLQNVWRYLHYEYVATPRRGGRRLWWWPYKEFVNMIRRAAWTALAVRRAVPANRPPDDRFHR; encoded by the coding sequence GTGTCTAAAACCAAACAAGCAGACGGTGAGATCCACGAGGACCAGCTTCTTAACTTTCTCGTCAACCGCCTTGACGAGGAAGTTTCGCTCTCGTTAGCCAATAACGCTGAAATCACTGCTGAAGACATCTATGAGGTCCTCGTCGGCGCTTGCGCCGACGGGACCTCTGTCTCTACGCTCTGTGCGTCGAGCCAGAACTCACCCGCTGGGAACACGGTCCTCTACCATCTTCGGACGAAGTTCGAGCCGGAACGGCTCGAACGAGTCGCTAACACGCTCCTGCGAAAGGATCTCGATGAATTGCTCCCCGAACAGGTGGAGGTCTGCGCAGACCTCCACCTGCGGCCCTACTACGGTGACGAAGACGACACAGACGGCCTCTATCACTCGGTAGCGAAGCGTGGAACCACTGCGTTCCACGCCTATGCCACACTCTACGCGCGTGTGAAGAACAAACGCTACACGCTGGCGGTACGCCGTCTCAAAGACGGCGATACCGCAAGTAGTGTCCTCGCTGAGTTCTTCGGTGTCCTCGACGGCCTTGACGCCGGGGTCAAGGCCGTCTACCTTGATCGCGGATTCTACGACAGTAAGTGTCTCACGCTGCTTCAGGCGCACAATTACGCGTACGTGATCCCGATCATCCGGTGGGGTGAGGCGATTCAGCAAGAGCTCTCGGAAGGATGGAGTCGCGTCATTCAGCATGATCTGACGGGGAAACTCGACGGTCACAGCTGGACCGTCGATTTTCCCGTCTACATCGACTGTACGTACCTAAATGGGAAGTATGACGAGAACGGTGTGGCGCGTCACGGCTACGCCGCTGACGCGCCGTTCATCGACTCACCACGGGACGCTCGATACCACTACTCGAAACGCTTCGGTATCGAGTCAAGCTATCGCTTGTTTGAGCAAGCGATAGCGACAACGACAACACGAGATCCAACGGTACGGCTGCTGTACGTGGTGGTGAGTCTCCTCTTACAGAACGTCTGGCGGTACCTTCACTACGAGTATGTGGCGACGCCCCGCCGAGGCGGGCGTCGCCTCTGGTGGTGGCCGTACAAGGAGTTCGTCAATATGATTCGACGAGCTGCGTGGACGGCCCTCGCGGTGCGTCGGGCCGTCCCCGCGAATCGGCCACCTGACGACCGATTCCACCGCTAA
- a CDS encoding transposase IS66 (PFAM: Transposase, IS66~KEGG: hsl:OE1094R transposase (ISH10)) — protein MVADEKVEQLLERITALENRVDELEQEKTNLKQENQQLREENKRLRAKLRWYEGPHTPPSKDQSDQEESSSSSDADEDDEQPRTDGGTPGRKPGHDPEWRAAPDPDREIDVTCDCCPECGEGFDESAGVSPRLVEELPDPQPPEVTQYNRHHYECYSCGAETVASHPDCPDEGQFGVNVIAQAALSRYDHRLPYRKIADRFEQLHGLELSGASAWHATERAARAGRCEYEQIRRRIQHADVVHIDETGIKRDGEQAWMWTFTTDEHTLYAVRESRGSDVPAEVLGEDFAGTVVCDGWTAYPAFTSNLQRCWAHILREAEDVADKYEDGEPIHRHLTQMYVGLQSWLETDPSLRERAQMHRSSQNGLKSLVRCSATDDPVATLLGKIKGGIDHWLTFIGEPAVSPTNNAAENALREPVVLRKIIGTLRNDRGMFVHETLLSLLATSRQQGRNPYEKLKRIVRDNEMISRTHAVPSVESSG, from the coding sequence ATGGTCGCTGACGAAAAAGTGGAGCAACTGCTTGAGCGGATCACTGCTCTCGAAAATCGCGTTGATGAACTTGAGCAGGAGAAAACAAACCTCAAGCAAGAGAATCAGCAACTCCGCGAAGAGAACAAACGTCTCAGAGCTAAGCTCCGGTGGTACGAGGGACCGCATACACCACCGAGCAAGGACCAGTCAGACCAAGAGGAGTCGTCGTCCTCGTCCGATGCGGACGAGGACGACGAACAGCCACGTACTGACGGTGGGACACCGGGTCGAAAGCCCGGACACGACCCTGAGTGGCGAGCCGCACCTGACCCAGATCGAGAAATCGACGTTACCTGTGACTGCTGTCCGGAGTGTGGCGAAGGGTTCGACGAGTCGGCGGGCGTCAGCCCCCGACTCGTCGAGGAACTCCCGGATCCACAGCCACCCGAAGTTACACAGTACAACCGCCATCACTACGAGTGCTACTCTTGTGGAGCCGAGACTGTCGCTTCACACCCCGACTGCCCCGACGAGGGGCAGTTCGGGGTGAACGTCATCGCCCAAGCCGCTCTTTCCAGATACGATCACCGCCTCCCCTACCGGAAGATCGCCGACCGCTTCGAGCAATTGCATGGCCTCGAACTCTCAGGTGCATCTGCGTGGCACGCGACCGAGCGCGCTGCGCGCGCCGGTCGCTGTGAATACGAACAGATCCGCCGACGGATTCAGCACGCTGACGTTGTTCACATCGACGAGACGGGAATCAAACGCGACGGCGAACAGGCGTGGATGTGGACGTTCACCACGGACGAGCACACGCTGTACGCGGTCAGAGAGAGTCGCGGAAGCGATGTTCCGGCAGAAGTCCTCGGCGAGGACTTCGCGGGAACGGTCGTCTGCGATGGCTGGACGGCATATCCGGCATTCACCAGCAACCTCCAGCGGTGCTGGGCACATATTCTCCGCGAAGCGGAAGATGTCGCTGACAAGTACGAGGACGGAGAGCCAATTCACCGGCATCTCACGCAAATGTACGTCGGTCTCCAGTCGTGGCTGGAGACCGACCCGAGCCTTCGTGAGCGAGCACAGATGCACCGATCAAGCCAGAACGGACTCAAATCGCTCGTTAGGTGCTCAGCTACCGACGACCCAGTGGCAACACTGCTCGGGAAGATCAAAGGAGGGATCGACCACTGGCTCACCTTCATCGGTGAGCCAGCAGTCTCGCCAACGAACAACGCTGCGGAGAATGCGCTTCGTGAGCCGGTTGTTCTCCGGAAAATCATCGGGACGCTCCGCAACGACCGCGGGATGTTCGTTCACGAGACGTTGCTGTCCCTGCTGGCGACATCGCGCCAGCAGGGACGCAATCCCTACGAGAAGCTCAAGCGCATTGTCCGAGACAACGAGATGATTTCACGGACTCACGCTGTGCCATCCGTCGAGTCCTCGGGGTAA
- a CDS encoding helicase domain-containing protein (KEGG: hwa:HQ4015A SNF2 family DNA/RNA helicase~PFAM: DNA/RNA helicase, C-terminal; Restriction endonuclease, type I, R subunit/Type III, Res subunit~SMART: DEAD-like helicase, N-terminal; DNA/RNA helicase, C-terminal), which translates to MVTSGNTMISLPPLVDNANRTVEDVYKKIIPKIEEARIATGYFYLSGFDLYREDLERLADPDELGHAPIRILMGRQTNRSTADEIGEGQSLRSELRDEVEESIEELNNAQLGRLDRLRDFIAEDKVSVRVRNPENGYFHAKGASFRAPQDDEDWSTDDGTDTRPCATIVGSSNFTASGHRNNIELNLTSQDRPKAEAFEDWYDNQWANAEDFSEEIIRIIENSEKYQDWQDQQNDETDDEDTPDDLGTYIEPFELYKLLAYDELSGNINIRDSPLYYFQTLGYESAKEKLSRFNGCIISDSVGLGKSFIGGELLHDYRQRGDHCLLIVPANLTEQWEDLLQDDTNEDGNPYFGLEIDGTHLDVMSISKFQNLTYDEVQDIKDAFDVVLVDEAHRFRNHGKWRPNPNDEDDYKGTRRHANLRQLRGKTMIMLTATPINNSATDLENLISLFTSPEELRNKASLDFDAFEEYIDLSETRKQIAAGKEEATEEEQRKITEQLQRHSEEISKILNEVMVLRTRKHVKDQIQEGEDFEMSFKPPKLSKEQYSLPAAYQPVYRMLPDVMDALHLPHITVKNPKAGGTLKALYKLNLLKRLESSTYAFVQSIETLHQSERQLLSLLDGLPEDEQIDMLRAAQDNEESETLDDFVEGSDAAEDLEQTLEEFGFDTTSVRADEDTESDSTDELADATIGEVKTYIREDLTLLAYFLSQFIGDIAQDAGDVSDQAVSTRQWLHDHNAGVLPDVPEEDLNPILYPRSDLSDIDEATREFYEAVFSLREFRDPKVERLADVLNRYDDEKVLVFTQYRATADYVHRTLLNDPDSPLTEANSAVVKGGDDNKQDVIQRFAPEASGYQQTLAESGESELQYIIATDTLSEGVNLQDVSVQVSFDLPWNPMRIVQRVGRIDRIGSTEEKYVHNFYPDGDIEAAIKLLKRLQAKINDIALIVGKENNILDPNEDQLLDKTGVETEKTIGELQVDEIEDSLQKSREIEDVNELDDTSKNPLLRNAGSNEHAAYERYLLKKELNEEFGLSEDDFEYATDYFEESPEERERLYTNITGHNSGPRPGVFGLAHLWFDDDDHESPLGRVRRAFYYKPFTDEVKERPVGTLKIDPEVGGEPISGNADNVLSNRKAIQEVLDNRLEAIRSSQTEHIFKDGEKFSKEQETILDFITHYVQPTHGKMSAPVDEHETLEQWAEDLRERLQDVKLANTDEDRILRETFRHNEQYDSFPDWPPVEFLEELEAFLEENVEESTEYQAKLVGESEVQARLMCWGVVGS; encoded by the coding sequence ATGGTTACATCCGGCAACACGATGATTTCTCTCCCTCCCCTCGTCGATAACGCTAATCGGACGGTCGAAGACGTCTACAAGAAAATCATCCCGAAAATCGAAGAAGCACGCATCGCTACCGGCTATTTCTACCTTTCTGGATTCGACCTGTACCGCGAAGATCTTGAACGGCTTGCTGATCCAGATGAACTTGGTCACGCTCCAATTCGAATATTGATGGGGCGGCAAACGAACCGCAGTACAGCAGATGAAATCGGAGAGGGACAAAGTCTACGCAGCGAACTCAGAGATGAAGTCGAAGAGAGTATTGAGGAACTCAACAACGCGCAGTTAGGACGACTGGATCGGCTGCGAGACTTCATAGCCGAAGACAAGGTTAGCGTCCGTGTGCGAAATCCAGAAAACGGCTACTTCCACGCCAAAGGGGCCTCGTTCAGAGCACCGCAAGACGATGAAGACTGGAGCACTGACGATGGTACGGATACGCGTCCGTGTGCGACGATAGTCGGGTCCTCAAACTTTACCGCGAGTGGACATCGAAACAACATCGAACTGAACCTCACAAGCCAAGACCGGCCTAAAGCGGAGGCATTCGAAGACTGGTACGATAACCAGTGGGCGAATGCTGAAGACTTCAGCGAGGAAATCATCCGAATCATCGAGAACAGCGAGAAGTACCAAGATTGGCAGGACCAACAAAATGATGAAACAGATGATGAAGACACGCCTGATGACCTAGGGACGTACATCGAGCCGTTCGAACTATACAAACTTCTGGCGTACGACGAGCTGAGCGGGAACATTAACATCCGCGACAGCCCGCTGTACTACTTCCAGACACTCGGATACGAAAGCGCGAAGGAGAAACTTTCTCGGTTCAACGGCTGCATCATCTCCGACTCTGTCGGTCTCGGAAAATCGTTCATCGGTGGTGAACTACTGCATGACTACCGTCAACGCGGGGATCATTGTCTCCTGATCGTGCCTGCGAACCTCACCGAACAGTGGGAAGACCTCCTCCAAGACGACACAAACGAAGACGGGAATCCATACTTCGGACTCGAAATTGATGGGACGCACTTGGACGTGATGAGTATCAGCAAGTTCCAGAATCTCACATATGATGAGGTACAGGACATCAAAGACGCGTTTGATGTCGTCCTAGTTGATGAGGCCCACCGCTTCCGGAATCACGGGAAGTGGCGACCGAATCCGAATGACGAAGACGATTACAAGGGAACTCGTCGGCATGCGAACCTGCGTCAGCTCCGCGGGAAGACGATGATTATGCTGACGGCGACGCCGATTAACAACTCTGCCACCGACTTGGAGAATCTTATCAGCCTATTCACCAGTCCTGAGGAACTGCGGAACAAGGCATCGCTGGACTTCGACGCCTTCGAGGAATACATTGACCTGTCAGAGACGCGAAAGCAGATCGCTGCGGGGAAGGAAGAAGCCACTGAGGAAGAGCAGCGAAAGATCACCGAACAGCTCCAGCGACATTCGGAAGAGATCTCGAAGATTCTGAATGAGGTGATGGTGCTCCGGACGCGGAAGCACGTCAAAGACCAAATTCAGGAGGGTGAAGACTTCGAGATGAGTTTCAAGCCGCCGAAGCTCAGCAAAGAGCAGTACTCGCTTCCGGCGGCATACCAACCAGTGTACCGGATGCTGCCAGACGTGATGGATGCGCTCCACCTTCCACACATCACGGTAAAGAACCCGAAGGCCGGTGGGACACTCAAGGCGCTGTACAAACTGAATCTGCTCAAGCGGCTGGAATCTTCGACGTACGCGTTTGTGCAGTCCATCGAGACGCTACATCAGAGCGAACGGCAGCTTCTCAGTCTTCTTGATGGACTCCCAGAAGACGAGCAAATCGACATGCTGCGCGCGGCACAGGACAATGAAGAATCTGAAACGCTCGATGACTTCGTGGAGGGTAGTGACGCCGCCGAAGATCTTGAACAGACACTCGAAGAGTTCGGGTTCGATACGACCTCTGTTCGTGCCGATGAAGACACGGAGAGTGATAGTACGGATGAATTAGCGGATGCGACAATCGGTGAGGTGAAGACATATATTCGGGAGGATCTGACGCTACTGGCGTACTTCCTGTCGCAGTTTATCGGCGATATCGCCCAAGATGCCGGCGATGTGAGCGACCAAGCCGTTTCAACACGTCAGTGGCTTCACGATCATAATGCCGGTGTCCTTCCGGACGTTCCAGAAGAGGATTTGAACCCGATCCTCTACCCACGAAGTGACCTGAGTGACATTGATGAGGCGACACGAGAGTTCTACGAGGCAGTGTTCTCGTTACGGGAGTTCCGTGACCCGAAGGTTGAGAGACTCGCGGATGTCCTGAACAGGTATGATGATGAGAAGGTCCTTGTCTTCACCCAGTACCGTGCCACCGCAGACTACGTCCACCGCACGCTTCTCAACGATCCTGACTCGCCTCTTACAGAGGCGAATAGTGCTGTCGTCAAAGGCGGTGACGACAACAAGCAAGACGTCATTCAGCGGTTCGCACCGGAAGCCTCAGGGTACCAGCAAACACTGGCTGAATCTGGCGAATCGGAATTACAATATATTATAGCAACTGACACATTGTCGGAAGGGGTCAATCTTCAGGACGTCTCAGTTCAGGTTTCATTCGATTTGCCATGGAATCCCATGCGTATCGTTCAACGAGTAGGGCGTATCGACCGGATCGGGAGTACTGAGGAGAAGTATGTCCACAACTTCTACCCAGACGGAGACATCGAAGCGGCAATTAAGCTCCTGAAGCGACTACAGGCGAAAATCAACGATATCGCACTCATCGTGGGGAAAGAGAACAATATCCTGGACCCCAATGAGGACCAACTTCTGGATAAAACAGGTGTAGAAACGGAAAAGACGATTGGTGAATTGCAGGTGGACGAAATCGAAGACTCGCTACAGAAATCACGAGAGATCGAGGACGTGAACGAACTCGATGACACAAGTAAGAACCCACTCCTTCGAAATGCGGGGAGTAACGAGCACGCCGCATATGAGCGGTACCTACTCAAGAAGGAGTTGAACGAGGAATTCGGGCTCTCGGAAGACGACTTCGAGTACGCCACAGACTACTTTGAGGAGTCTCCCGAGGAACGCGAACGCTTGTACACGAATATCACCGGTCATAATTCAGGGCCACGTCCGGGTGTATTCGGGCTTGCACACCTCTGGTTCGATGATGACGACCACGAATCCCCACTAGGACGTGTTCGGCGGGCCTTCTACTACAAGCCGTTCACAGATGAAGTCAAAGAACGTCCTGTCGGCACACTCAAAATCGACCCAGAGGTGGGTGGGGAGCCGATCTCCGGGAATGCCGACAACGTTTTATCAAACCGGAAAGCGATTCAAGAGGTTCTTGACAACCGTCTGGAAGCAATTCGGAGCAGTCAGACCGAGCATATATTCAAGGACGGGGAGAAGTTCTCGAAGGAACAGGAAACGATTCTGGACTTTATCACACACTACGTACAACCGACCCACGGCAAGATGTCTGCTCCTGTAGACGAGCACGAAACGCTTGAGCAGTGGGCCGAAGACCTCCGAGAACGCTTACAGGACGTGAAGTTAGCTAACACTGATGAAGATCGTATCCTTCGGGAGACCTTCCGGCATAACGAGCAGTACGATTCATTTCCAGATTGGCCACCCGTAGAATTCTTAGAAGAGTTAGAAGCGTTCCTGGAAGAGAATGTAGAGGAATCGACGGAGTACCAAGCTAAGTTGGTCGGAGAAAGTGAGGTGCAAGCCCGGTTGATGTGCTGGGGGGTAGTTGGGTCGTAG
- a CDS encoding hypothetical protein (KEGG: nmg:Nmag_2099 hypothetical protein): MVDDQYRGLLTEREREIIKGDADVSDNYRYRVVSRIRTKIENVDGDIEILAKNREDLLKELREVVCEDDK; encoded by the coding sequence ATGGTTGATGACCAGTATCGTGGTCTCCTCACCGAACGTGAGCGGGAAATTATCAAAGGAGACGCCGATGTCTCCGATAACTACCGGTATAGAGTCGTTAGTCGAATCCGTACCAAGATTGAGAACGTAGATGGAGACATTGAGATTTTAGCCAAGAATCGGGAAGACCTGCTTAAGGAATTACGTGAGGTTGTCTGCGAAGACGATAAGTGA
- a CDS encoding hypothetical protein (KEGG: hla:Hlac_2816 hypothetical protein) gives MNHSTLTTKESIDNRLIEEISQLQQFSLGEGAAVCEVCGDKLREGAPIVVFVFRPADQTAFQVGHVKCVDCRHEPTEYFTLGVRELVLEGRVGTCSDPATQSSWQVLLAPQPRAVSPADATSVQPLPGVAWFRRPIARSDAFVAADCASTRKPWQRPVVPANNADYEGASELGSESAGDDLTETTAPHAADGGRSGGAR, from the coding sequence ATGAATCACTCGACACTAACAACGAAAGAATCCATCGACAATCGGTTAATTGAAGAAATATCACAATTACAACAATTTTCGCTCGGGGAAGGGGCCGCAGTTTGTGAAGTCTGCGGTGATAAACTGCGGGAAGGCGCTCCGATCGTCGTGTTCGTCTTCCGACCGGCCGACCAAACAGCCTTCCAGGTCGGACACGTGAAATGCGTTGACTGTCGGCACGAGCCGACGGAGTACTTTACGTTGGGTGTGCGTGAGCTCGTGCTGGAGGGTCGTGTCGGCACGTGCAGTGATCCTGCGACCCAGTCATCGTGGCAAGTACTACTGGCTCCACAGCCGCGCGCTGTGAGTCCGGCGGACGCGACCTCGGTGCAACCCTTGCCGGGTGTGGCGTGGTTCCGACGCCCGATCGCGCGGAGCGATGCGTTCGTTGCTGCGGATTGCGCTTCGACGCGTAAGCCGTGGCAGCGACCGGTGGTGCCGGCTAACAACGCGGACTACGAGGGTGCGTCCGAGCTCGGATCGGAGTCAGCGGGTGACGACTTGACTGAAACTACTGCTCCACACGCTGCTGATGGCGGCCGATCGGGAGGTGCTCGGTGA